A genomic region of Selenomonadales bacterium contains the following coding sequences:
- the dnaB gene encoding replicative DNA helicase: MIERIPPQNLEAEYAVLGAMLIEKEAIAKVTEFLRAGDFYREANRLIFDAMMELYNKGEAIDMVTVTEHLRKQDKLERVGGIAYITSLANAVPTAANVVHHGKIVEEKSILRHLINSATQIAGMGYEDSEDVEDILDKAEKSIMEVSGRKISGDFTSIKDVVYKAFDKIEHLFQSKGAITGLPSGFKDLDKLTAGLQPSDLILIAARPSMGKTAFTLNIATNVALRSKKPVAFFSLEMSKEQLVQRILCSEAAIDSQKLRVGELDDHDWEKLITVSDALSQAPLFIDDTPGITVLEMRSKARRLKMEQGLSLIVIDYLQLMQGSGKKSSENRQQEISEISRSLKALARELEVPVIALSQLSRSVEARQVKKPMLSDLRESGSLEQDADIVAFLYREDYYDKETENKNITEIIIAKHRNGPVDTVKLFFHSQFTKFCDLTLRSE; this comes from the coding sequence GTGATCGAACGGATACCACCGCAGAACTTAGAAGCAGAATATGCCGTGCTCGGCGCGATGCTGATAGAAAAAGAAGCCATTGCCAAAGTGACGGAATTTTTGCGTGCGGGCGACTTTTATCGCGAAGCCAACCGCTTGATATTCGACGCGATGATGGAACTCTACAACAAGGGAGAAGCCATCGACATGGTCACGGTAACAGAGCATCTTCGCAAGCAGGACAAGCTCGAGCGTGTGGGCGGTATCGCTTATATCACGTCGCTTGCCAATGCCGTACCGACGGCGGCGAACGTCGTCCATCACGGCAAGATCGTCGAAGAAAAGTCCATCCTCCGACATCTCATCAACTCCGCAACACAGATCGCGGGCATGGGGTATGAGGACAGCGAAGACGTCGAAGATATCCTGGACAAAGCCGAAAAATCGATCATGGAAGTGTCGGGACGCAAGATCAGCGGTGACTTCACCTCTATCAAAGACGTCGTCTACAAGGCGTTCGACAAGATCGAACACCTGTTCCAGTCGAAAGGTGCCATTACAGGCCTTCCCAGCGGATTCAAAGACCTTGACAAGCTGACGGCAGGGCTTCAGCCGTCCGACTTGATCCTGATCGCGGCACGCCCGAGTATGGGGAAAACGGCATTTACCCTGAATATCGCCACGAACGTTGCGCTTCGTTCGAAGAAGCCTGTTGCGTTTTTCAGTCTTGAGATGTCGAAAGAACAGCTCGTACAGCGTATCCTCTGCTCGGAAGCGGCGATCGATTCGCAGAAGCTCCGTGTCGGTGAGCTTGACGACCACGATTGGGAAAAGCTCATCACCGTATCGGACGCGCTGTCGCAGGCTCCGCTCTTTATTGACGATACGCCGGGTATCACCGTTCTTGAGATGCGTTCGAAAGCGCGCCGTCTGAAGATGGAACAAGGCCTCAGTCTTATCGTTATCGACTACCTCCAGCTTATGCAGGGCAGTGGTAAAAAGAGCAGCGAGAACCGTCAGCAGGAGATCTCCGAGATATCGCGCTCCCTCAAGGCTCTTGCGCGTGAGCTCGAAGTGCCTGTCATCGCACTCAGTCAGCTCAGCCGCAGCGTCGAAGCGCGTCAGGTCAAAAAACCGATGCTCAGCGACCTTCGTGAATCGGGCTCTCTCGAGCAGGACGCCGACATCGTAGCGTTCCTCTATCGCGAGGACTACTACGACAAGGAAACGGAGAATAAAAACATCACCGAGATCATCATCGCCAAGCATCGTAACGGCCCTGTCGATACGGTAAAACTGTTCTTTCACAGCCAGTTTACGAAGTTCTGCGACCTCACACTCAGAAGCGAATAA